The following are encoded together in the Oreochromis aureus strain Israel breed Guangdong linkage group 18, ZZ_aureus, whole genome shotgun sequence genome:
- the pde1cb gene encoding calcium/calmodulin-dependent 3',5'-cyclic nucleotide phosphodiesterase 1C isoform X3, with protein sequence MESPTKEIEEFESTALKYLQPEQIEKIWLRLRGLRKYKKTSQRLRCLVKQLERGEASLTDLKKNLEYAASVLESVYIEETRRLVDTEDELSDIQSESVPSEVRDWLASTFTRQMGLMLRRNEEKPRFRSIVHAVQAGIFVERMYRRTSNMVGLSYPASVISVLKNVDKWSFDVFALNEASGDHALKFIFYELLTRYDLISRFKIPISAVVSFVEALEVGYSKHKNPYHNLIHAADVTQTVHYLLLKTGMVHWLTELEIFAMIFAAAVHDYEHTGTTNNFHIQTRSDTAILYNDRSVLESHHVSAAYRLLQDDDEMNILYNLSKDDWRELRALVVEMVLATDMSCHFQQVKAMKNFLQQPEGIDKPKALSLLLHTADISHPAKTWDLHHRWTTSLLEEFFRQGDKEAELGLPFSPLCDRKSTMVAQSQIGFIDFIVVPTFTVLTDMMERIVTPLIEEASHSGLTGFRRSSLNSISSDESKRHSVKSMGSDSSSSGPGSLLTVDMKNFKALWNEEVYQNRERWKAQAAKEAEERAKKEAEERAQQEELMEPREVQAESEQPEPKEDKLEGESPESEEVSTPPDGNTGKTEQGAQPGSATHKSPPLQNGELSEGAESPEGEEDKNKAVEEVVME encoded by the exons ATTACGATGTCTGGTAAAGCAACTGGAGAGAGGAGAGGCTTCCCTTACCGACCTCAAGAAAAACCTTGAGTATGCGGCGTCTGTGCTGGAATCTGTTTACATCGAGGAAACAAG GCGTTTGGTGGACACAGAAGATGAACTCAGTGACATTCAGTCAGAGTCGGTGCCTTCAGAAGTGCGAGACTGGCTGGCCTCCACCTTTACCAGACAGATGGGGCTGATGCTAAGACGCAACGAGGAAAAACCTCGCTTCCGAAGCATCGTCCACGCCGTTCAGGCTGGAATATTTGTTGAGAG GATGTACCGGCGTACCTCCAATATGGTGGGACTTAGCTACCCGGCTTCTGTCATATCTGTGCTTAAG AATGTTGACAAGTGGTCGTTTGATGTCTTCGCTCTGAATGAGGCCAGTGGAGACCACGCACTTAAATTCATATTCTACGAGCTGCTCACAAGATATGACCTCATTAGTCGTTTCAAG ATCCCAATCTCTGCGGTGGTGTCATTTGTCGAGGCCCTCGAGGTCGGATACAGCAAACATAAAAACCCCTACCACAACCTGATTCATgctgctgatgtcacacagactgtgcACTACTTGCTACTCAAGACTGGCATGGTG CATTGGTTGACTGAGCTTGAGATCTTTGCCATGATCTTTGCGGCGGCGGTGCATGACTACGAGCACACGGGGACCACAAACAATTTCCACATTCAGACAAG GTCAGACACAGCTATCCTGTATAATGATCGTTCAGTATTGGAGAGTCATCATGTCAGCGCAGCCTATCGCCTGCTGCAGGACGACGATGAAATGAACATCCTCTACAACCTCTCTAAGGATGACTGGAG AGAGCTGCGGGCTTTAGTGGTGGAAATGGTGCTGGCTACAGACATGTCCTGCCACTTCCAGCAAGTTAAGGCCATGAAGAACTTCCTACAACAACCGGAGGG CATCGACAAGCCAAAGGCGCTGTCCCTGCTTCTGCACACAGCAGACATCAGCCACCCAGCCAAGACTTGGGACCTCCACCACCGTTGGACCACCTCCCTACTAGAGGAGTTCTTCAGACAG GGGGACAAAGAAGCTGAGCTCGGGCTGCCGTTCTCTCCACTCTGTGACCGAAAGTCCACGATGGTGGCACAGTCACAAATCG GATTCATAGACTTCATCGTAGTGCCAACCTTTACTGTGCTCACCGACATGATGGAGCGCATCGTCACGCCACTCATTGAGGAGGCCTCCCATTCCGGTTTGACTGGTTTCAGACGCTCAAG TCTGAACAGTATTAGTTCAGATGAAAGCAAAAGGCACAGTGTCAAGAGCATGGGCTCCGACAGCAGCTCATCGGGCCCGGGCTCTCTCCTGACGGTGGACATGAAGAACTTCAAAGCGTTGTGGAATGAAGAAGTTTATCAAAACAGAGAGAGGTGGAAAGCCCAGGCTGCTAAAG AAGCAGAGGAAAGAGCTAAAAAGGAAGCAGAGGAGCGAGCCCAGCAGGAAGAGTTGATGGAGCCCCGGGAGGTCCAAGCAGAATCCGAACAGCCTGAACCAAAGGAGGACAAATTGGAGGGAGAGTCGCCTGAGTCGGAAGAGGTCAGCACACCACCAGATGGTAACACAGGGAAAACAGAGCAGGGAGCACAGCCTGGGAGTGCCACGCACAAGAGCCCCCCACTGCAGAACG gagaGCTGTCAGAAGGGGCCGAGTCTCCAGAAGGTgaagaagacaaaaacaaagcagtcGAGG AGGTCGTGATGGAGTAA